In Oryza sativa Japonica Group chromosome 1, ASM3414082v1, the genomic stretch tagctcgatacccggaactctaggtctgcaatcttcgcctcggtatctctcttgctcctcatccgactcctgtacgtgtggatgtcctccttgaaaccaatcttccaaggaatcacccctttccctcgagttcgtcctggatgctctggagtctgcagggcgagtgtcagctcgtccctatctctgtctggtcggaacgtgccctaagaggaggcttccactgcatctgttagtcgtcgcgcagcctctcgtatctgatcgccgaagaccagtgagccatcagctgggttgagagttccaccgtgagcatagtaccagaacttcgatcgttccggccaattggctgttgccggttcgatacccctctcaatcaagctagcctccatctgctcccacttcggcatcgcgacgctatagcctcctgaccccaagtggtgatggtacttcttcttggcggcattttctttgtttctttccatcatcacctgcccttgttcacctgtcttatatgcaacgaactcgtcccagtgatcccttagctttgggaatgtgtcgaagttcggtgtctgccccttcagtatatacttctggtacagatctcccttgaagctctgaaactgttctgccattttcttcagagtccaccttttcactttgtcctctgtacccgcaggaagggtgaatgtctcgagcattgtggtccacagcatctctttctccgaatctgggacaaagctctcatgatctccgcgtgcccttgttcttcgccagtacacagtactgacaggcacgttatcccgcacaacccaaccgctgtgacgtacatagttcttggtggcttcggccggggcactaggacgtccatcttcttccacttccgttatgatgtgccgaccctcaagcttcttcgctgcacctcgttgcccgcgtgccctcttctgtccaacggagggttgactaccactagcctcctcctcctggttcccctccacatccctttccacgtgcccctgctggttcccctccgcatccctctccacgttcccttcctctttcaagtactggtttggatcctcgttcccctcttcttcattccagtactggctgcttccctccgcgattgtatcgtacaatatctgttcctcatcgcggtcagccatctgttgatacaagaaacatctgctaagtcacgagacatttatgttttagcaatctaagtcatgtatgctaagtgtaaatgtcgtacattagaaccctacacaaccttacgtgctaaatctaattacaaatcgtgatataagctaagtctaggtgacgtatattatacaaccctagctagtaaataattatatactaagtctaattacaaataaaataatcttatattaaaactcaaataatattacatgctaagactaaaatagtcatgtatatgctaagtgtttcgtgcgtatatgctaagtctaattaagactacaatagtcaactgatcgtaatcctcgtcagtcttgtcctcaactccgacgatttttcttttgcctgggagaaccacttgacgcttaggctcatcaggccctctgcccttctttcctttgctagacatgtccttcacgaaaaagacttgcgttacatcattggcaaggataaaaggttcgtccgagtatccaaccttgttaaggtcaacagttgtcatcccactgtcatcaatcattacgcctccaccagtcaacctaacccattggcaccggaacagaggaaccttgagaggaccatagtcaagttcccatatgtcctcgatggcaccgcaatacgtggcagttgttccatcgtgtcccatggcatcgacacgaacagcgctgttttggttcgtgctcttcatgtcttgggctctcgtgtagaatgtgtacccattgatctcatatccctggaatgtcgcgatcgacccagacggtcccctcgccaggaaggcaagttgttggttgatcgactcgttacccatgagatgttgtcgtagccacgcggggaaagtatcaatgtgatgccgtgtaatccatgcatcggacttaccgatgttcctggcgcgaactagagccaagtgctcctcgatgtaaggagctaccaatgaagagtgttgcagaacagtgaaatgggctttacggaataaattgttgtctaccgtcgttattgctttccttccgagagttccctttccccgtagtctcccttcatggcgtgattcaggtaccccgattgggcgaaggtcttcgataaattctacgcaaaattcgatgacctcctctgttccataacccttggcgatgcttgcctctggacgagcacggttacgaacatacttcttcagaacgcccatgtacctctcgaaaggaaacatgttgtgtaggtacataggcccgagaatacggatctctttcacaaggtgacaaagcagatgcgtcattatattgaaaaatgaaggtggaaatatcaactcaaaactgacgagacattgcaccacttcattctgaagggcttctaatctatccggatcgatgaccttctgcgaaattgcgttcatgaatgcacatagctttgttattgttgcccggacattgtctggaaggataccctttattacaactggtagcagttgtgtcatcaacacgtgacagtcatgagactttaggtttgtgaacttcttctccttcgtgcttattattcgcttgatattcgtggagtatccagacggtacctttatgctctccaagcattcaaacatactttccttctctgccttgctaagagtgtagctggctggactcaagtaatggcttcctttctcctttggttccggttgaaggtcgccgcgttgttccatatgcttcagatcattacgtgcttccagtgtatctttcgactttccgtatacacctaggaagccaagaaggtttacgcaaaggttcttagtgaggtgcatcacgtcgattgcgtggcgtacgtccaagaattcccaatatggtaactcccaaaatatagagttctttttccacatcgccgcgtgaccatcttcgctctctatatgctggcttctaggcccctttccgaacactactttaagatctttaaccatagcaaacactgttttcccgctgtgatgtttaggcttcgtacggtggtcggccttatgttcgaagtgcttgcctttcttccgtaccgggtggtttgctgcaaggaatcgacgatgacccatgtatacaaccttcctacagtgcttaagatacgtactttctgtttcatccatacagtgagtgcaagccttgtaccccttgttggactgtccggataggttgctaagtgcaggccaatcgttgatggttacgaacagcagcgctcgtaggttaaactcctcctgtttgtcctcgtcccacacggggacaccttccttcttccacaactgtttaagatcttcgaccagtggtcttaggtacacgtcgatgtcgttaccaggttgcttggggccttgaataataatcggcatcattatgtacttcctcttcatgcatagccagggggggaggttgtagatacacatcgtaacgggccaagtgctatggccgctgctcatctctccaaaaggattcatgccatccgtactcaaaccaaaccgtatgtttcgtgcgtcctttccaaattctttaaattttctgtcgatgtttcgccactgcgaaccataggcggggtgtctcagcatcccgtcctgttgacgctcttcaacgtgccatcgcaacattctagcattccccttgttcctgaacaaacgccttagccgtggtattatagggaaataccacatcaccttagcaggaattctcttctttgttagctgcccgtcaacttctcctggatcgtcccgtctaatcttgtatcgtagtgctttgcaaacagggcatgcttctaggttctcatactcctcaccgcgatataggatacaatcgttcggacatgcgtgaatcttatgaacttccagtcctaatgGGCAGattatcttcttagcctcgtacgttgtctcgggcaatttgtttccccccggaagaatgttcttgacgagtttcaacaaatcgccaaatgccttgtcactaaccccattttttgccttccattgcaataactccagagtggtatccaactttttgtgcccctgcacgcaacctgggtacaacgaagttctgtggtcctccaacatcttgtccaatttatgggcctccttttcactttcgcagtcctccctggcgtcctgcaacatctgaccaagatcatccgcaacgtcgttaccatcagcagctatttcctcctcgcccgtttgatttccttcaaatccaacatactgagcaaagtccggaatattgtcgtcttccacttcatcttcttccatttcaacaccttgctctccgtgggatgtccaacaattatagcttggcatgaaccccgactcaaacaagtggaaatgaatagtcctggatgcagaatactccttctgattcttacacttattgcatggacaacaaataaaacccctttgcctgttagcttcggccactctcaaaaaatagtgcacgccgtcaataaactctttggaccgccggtcagcgtacatccattgccgatccatttacatgagtcaaaaaaaccgtacacaaataattattcttacaataatgacagtcatacaataattataagatatctttattcatacaaaaatcataaaatattacaccaaataattcttaaaaactatttgtaaagttttaaactaattttaatgtgttttacttcttttaattttcattttagtttgttttctattatttaagattaactttcactagagttttccttctcaactattttataaaaccttgtttagcaaatgaactaaatttctatatattctttcttccccacacacattttctctctcatcaacttacaactaaattttggagacaaaaaaagtgtgcaaaacataggtgcaaatgtagtatgacaaaaaaaacattggaggatgaagttgcaaaccttttaggcacctccgatttgtatgtaatcaccaaaataaattcaatagaaattttggcatgacctcccctcttttttgaagaaattttgaagcttgctcgggcagctggaggaggaagaagacatatatataggggtgggactttagtcccggttggtagcaccaaccggggctaaagatcaccgggatctttagtcccggttggtaacaccaaccgggactaaagttacaatctttagtcccggttggtgctaccaaccgggactaaagatcccgggggggcctgacaggccctgacagcattcgaaccgggactaaagatgatctttagtcccggttggtaacacaaaccgggactaaagatcaaatatgcccattacccttttgaaccgggactaaagatcatctttagccccggtttttattgcatccgggactattgtggaaatcggccgaccgacgaaagatggtttctccaccagtgtaactacctctatataaggacttcactttctcacttcactcacacacctcaagcaagagctctctcatattctctcaagttagtaTAGTGTTATctagctagtggagtaggaatacaGTAGAAATCTAAAGtctggaagccttcggaagagttcgcgtatggctctagtagctttcctttccttttttgtaagctttgtactttatttagaatactcttctttgtacatttatggtattgaaatactttccgactatatgaatgcctactttaaattatgttcatgttatactgaatatgctgctagcttatctagaagatgctttggtgcgggtataatgtttgtatatgcaattactctatgtcatgacgatgatattaaagtagtatctggtagtttagacgtggtgtctagattacgggatatcattatttggggttatatgctgcggatgagaggtgggccgctgatggtgatagctcagtacgggtattcctccgtatttagccccggttgtatggtcatgacgggctgttgTAAGGAACTTGACAGTcagggtggcttctcgaagtactaggagggcatcgaatagagggtattagctagtatatcatataactagaatgtatgtatactatgtgtACTAGAAGTAtaagaatagattctctttctcttttctttccacttagctagGAAATTTAGTATGAGAATAAGTAGCTACTGCTTGTGTGtgactctacccttggattatcttaacccctacttagaCTTTGATTttcacaagtaacatataaattattagtcaggttctctctatatgatcttcccacgggataaaataaatacgatacccttggaatactctcaggTGAAATGGTACAATGGTATattcgtgcgcttgcggatgaactttgtaaccataatataccaggagtatttctccgccattgctgggaattatatttctggtaatgtcgttaagaaatatcaacaatcGGCTTCTCCCTATCCAACTCGGTATCAGCCGATGCAGACGGTAGCCGATGCGTACTCTGATTTTGAGAACAACgaactccttccaaatccgcttCGGCTTCAACTCCAAATCCAATATATGATTTGCGAAATTTGGTTGTGATTTACTTActtaattacaaataaaataatagttCAAGCAAATTGAAAACCAGATGTTATTTGTTTGCCATATAGAAGGATATGTGTGTGTTAAAATGGtgcaatttaatttttttatatagtaaaaATATGTGTAATATGGATCATAAATTATTTACTTATCTACTTATAAAATAATagttcaaaaaattaaaaatcagATATAACTTTGTTAGTTGTTGATTCTTTCCTATtaaatagttaaaaataaattgTTTATTTGTAAAAGCATCAATTTAttaaacataaaaatatttatgcacGGGATCATGCGGCCAGAGTCAAGTGCCGTGCCCGTTCAGCCTCCGATGAGATAGAAGCAaagaaataaatttgaaaaataaaatcgtAACTACCATAAAAGAGTCTTCGGAGCTGGAGAGGAAAAGCTACACATACGTGCACCATAAGAAAAAGGCAActtttgctataggacatcaCGACTTTGTGGTTTAGCTGTAGGACACAGcacaaacttaattttagaggaAAACACTATCTAAACGTGGTTATTTGCTGCTAGACACCTCGCGCGttaaaatattaatttccaGTTGAGTAGGAGAGATAAAGAGCGTGAAAAGTCAAAAATATCCCTTGCCCCACTTGTCatattcttcctcttcctccttatTTCCCCTTTCTAATGTCACGGCAGCGCTCCACCGCGTCGTGGGTGCACTCTGGCACGGCGGCATTCGGTGGAGACAACGCTTTGGCAGCATTCGTGAGTGGCGGCGCCGGCATGAGGAGATAGAGGTGGACTCGTGGCGCGGCATCGAGCTCCGAAATGGTGGGAAGGCGGCGCTTGACGACGGGCGGCATCTGCCGGAgttgaggaagagagagggaagTGGCAGCGCGAAAAGAGAAGGCTTCGGCCTCGgagctcggcagcggcggcggcagcacgggAATGATGTGGCAGTGACGATGTCGCAGCTCGAGGCGACGGCATGAAGTAGCGGCGGCGtggcttgggccggctcggAGTTCTCCCCCTCTCTGTGCTAATCCACAAGCAACCAACATCACGGAGTCAAATCTATCGTCTCcaatttcttcctttttccaTTGAGCCAAATTGCAACACTCAAACACCAAATCGTACAGTAGCAAGCCACACACAAGCCTGCTGCTACTCCCCATCGAACCGTTGTAGAGTGCTCAGGCACCACTGGCTAGAGTGCTTAGGCACCATTGGCGGCAGCTTAGCCGTGGTGTCTGGACGTGGCGCACCTAGCAAGGGGTCTCGCCCGACGACCACTGCCCCCGGCGGTTGGGACTCTCTCGCCCCTTTGCCTGCCATCTTGAGCCGTGGGCGCATCGCCTGTCAGACGCCGTGGGGGGAGACAGAGGAAGAGCTtaaggaagagagaaagaggaaaagaaaggagaGGCTATTTGGTCACTTCGTTTAAAAATTTGGGCCCCCATGGACTCGTCAGCATGAATACACTATTTTAATAGACGCGGTGTCCTCTGACAAATAACCACGTTTAGATAGTGTTTttccccaaaagtgagtttgtGCGGTGTTCTACAGCTAAAACCACAAAGTCgtgatgtcctgtagcaaaatttgcctaagAAAAAGTATACGAAGTACATATACGGGGAGGAGAGATTTTTTGGATAGATCCAATCGACCAACCAAATTTATCTACGACAGATCTAATAgccaaaataatgggtccatcaaTTTAACTGGAAATCAAAGgttggatgtttttttttttgaaatttctaggattttttaATTTAGTGCCACATGGTGATATAGTAATGTTTGGAGGATGTCCATGTGGTGGCTTGAGAGAGTTTTTAGGAAAgtatggacttttagtatataactaggaaaggtagcccgcgcacatACGTGGTGTTTTCGCTAATAATTTGTTTGGGATTAATTTTTCTCtgttagttatgaatttcctaTAGTTatccttgcaacatataaattctaaacttaAATTACCTACAATTGAGTTGGTTCCTATGTATCATTTGTAGCGTGCACATATCTTTTAGAATATTTTTggcatattttatttttggagTTCCAAAACTTTAAGTAACATTATTTTCTTGTATACAATAGTTGTCATTGTGGATTTAAGGATATATTAACTAAAgatattttgtgttgaaaaataTGGTTAATAGCATTGTTTCATATAATAAAAAGATTAAAGTGCACTGGCGGTCATTTAACTTTGCGCAGCTGTGTCAAGCCGGCCCCCAAACTCGCAAAACGGGCATTTAGGTGCCTAATCACTGTTCGGGTTTCACTCTAGTCCAACCGGGCGCTGGGACATGCATCATTTTGCAGTAAGCCCCTTGACTGTTCGTGTGGCTCTCTCATTTCTCCCCCCATTAGCCCACGACTGTTCGTGTTcctcggcggcggagacgaaTCCGAGGCGAGGACGGTGGAGCTCAGAGAAGCGGAGTGCGGGTTGAAGCCAGCCACGCTGGAGTTGTCCGCAGCGGCTGGTTAGAAGGATGTTGCCGCGATTGCGAGGGAAAACAGAAGGGCCACCGTCATACGGTGAGTCCATCTTCCCTTTCTACTTGTTATTTGCTAGGTTTGTGGATAGTCGTCATAGTTGCAGGGCTTCAATTTGACGAAGGAATGGATCTTAGGGTGTGGATTGTTGTTTATGATGTGATTTGTTAGGGTTCTCCATCTTCTGATGAACTGTGTTAATTCCTGTCGATAATGTAGGTCCTGATAGTGATGCATTCACCATTGAGTTGCACCATGGAGGTTTTTTTGCTGGGTGCGGTCATCTTAGGTCttatgttgatgaaaaaattgacTGGTTTGACTGGATTGATTGTGATACATGGTCTGCCTTATGGTTTGAGGATATGTTTGAACAACTGGGCTACGATAGTGTGACAGACATTAAGTTTTATTGGTTGTTTACCAGGGAAAGATCTTAGTGATGGGCTGAGGGTAATTGCAACAGATGAAGATACTAATGTAATGGTCAGTGTAGTTCGCAAGGTGAGAAATCTGGTTGTGTATGTTGATCATATAGGCAGTATGAACAGTGTTGACTGGGATGACTATGTTGCTAATCCTGTTAATTAGTTGCCTAAGGTTTTAAGTCCACAGAAAGTTGTGTATGAGAAAAACCCAGCACAAAAGAGTAGACCAAGCTGGACCAGGCCAACAACCTGATGGAGATGAACAGCAAGAATCTGATGGAGATGAACAACAAGAACCTGATGGAGATGAACAGCAGGAATTGTTTGACAGTGACTATGATCTTAGTGATGGAGATGATGACTTATTAGAGGATGCTGTTAACTTGGATATGCCAAAGGTTAGAGGCAACAAGAAGGCAAAGCGAAGCCATTTGAAGGCTATTGAGATCAGAGTACCTACTGCAGTAGATGATGATGCAGACACAGAGGATGATGCCCTGGATCTTCCTGAGTCTGATggtgaaggagaagagagaatgAGATTCAATTCTTGGAACCAAGAGGACATGAACAACCCAGCTTTCTCTGTTGGGCTTGTCTTTCCTTCAGTTGAGAGTGTGAGGAAAGCAATTACAGAGTACTCTGTTAGGAACAGAGTGGAAATCAAGCTTCCTAGGAATGATAAGAAAAGAGTAAGGGCTCACTGTACAGATGGTTGCCCCTGGAATCTATATGCATCTTGGGATAGCAGAGTGAATTCTTTTGTGGTGAAGACATATTATGGAAAACATAAATGCCAGAAAGAGTGGGTTCTGAGGAGATGCACCTCTAGATGGCTGGCAGACAAGTACATAGATTCTTTCAGAGCCAATGAGAAGATGAGCGTTACTAGTTTTGGTAGAGTCATTCAAAAGGACTGGAATTTGACACCTTCAAGGAGCAAGGTAGCTAGAGCAAGAAGACTGATCATGAAAGTCATCCATGGTGATGAGATCAAGCAGTATGACTATCTCTGGGATTATGCACAAGAGATCAGGAGGAGCAATCCTGGCAGCTCACTGTATCTGAACTTAGCAGGAAATCTGTTTAGTACTTGCTTCATTGCTTTGGATGCTTGTAAAAGGGGGTTTTTGGCTGGTTGCAGACCCCTCATATGTATTGATGGATGCCATATCAAGACAAAATTTGGAGGCAAACTGTTGACAGCAGTGGGAATGGACCCAAATGATTGCATTTTCCCAATAGCAATGGCTGTTGTCGAGGTGGAGTCATTTGTTTCTTGGGAGTGGTTATTAGAGACATTGAAATCTGAACTTGGGATAGATAACACATACCCTTGGACCATAATGACTAATAAGCAGAAGGTAACCCATTTGCTACTTGAATATCTCTTGTCTGTATTGTCTGCAAGTGTACTGACTAACTGATGCTTGTTTCTCTGCAGGGACTAATTCCAGCTGTCAAGAAGGTATTCCCTGACACAGAGCATAGGTTCTGTGTGAGACACCTGTACTCTAACTTTCAAGAAAAGTTCAAAGGCGAGATTAGGCACCTAAATGCCCGTTTTGTGAGTTAGGGGACCGGCTTGACACAGCTGCGCAAGTTAAGGGACCGCCAGTGCACTTTACtctaattaaaaataaacttctATTTACTCCTGCTCCCACTTTTTTTATATGCTTAGTTATTTTCTATGAAGAAATGAATTGAAACT encodes the following:
- the LOC112938229 gene encoding protein FAR1-RELATED SEQUENCE 6-like, encoding MRKTQHKRVDQAGPGQQPDGDEQQESDGDEQQEPDGDEQQELFDSDYDLSDGDDDLLEDAVNLDMPKVRGNKKAKRSHLKAIEIRVPTAVDDDADTEDDALDLPESDGEGEERMRFNSWNQEDMNNPAFSVGLVFPSVESVRKAITEYSVRNRVEIKLPRNDKKRVRAHCTDGCPWNLYASWDSRVNSFVVKTYYGKHKCQKEWVLRRCTSRWLADKYIDSFRANEKMSVTSFGRVIQKDWNLTPSRSKVARARRLIMKVIHGDEIKQYDYLWDYAQEIRRSNPGSSLYLNLAGNLFSTCFIALDACKRGFLAGCRPLICIDGCHIKTKFGGKLLTAVGMDPNDCIFPIAMAVVEVESFVSWEWLLETLKSELGIDNTYPWTIMTNKQKGLIPAVKKVFPDTEHRFCVRHLYSNFQEKFKGEIRHLNARFVS